A window from Apostichopus japonicus isolate 1M-3 chromosome 2, ASM3797524v1, whole genome shotgun sequence encodes these proteins:
- the LOC139977910 gene encoding gamma-butyrobetaine dioxygenase-like: MATARQYMILQHMKNSIYASRIGSGSKQKVPASWLSVLAGRPQPGKVAGCNGLAPLTTDYAATWTRRSYTRKAEVRPHQSFVVSHETVKAKATDKKRKLYTEVRDDTDMEQLTVQWENGQVQEYPYIWLRDNCRCEECFHQSAFSRSVSFPQLDVDIRPSQFRLSYDRQKIELQWEDGHNSSYDATWLYKYRFDQSSPDLTLDPKLHYWAAELQDTIKEYDLDELTKSDECLYDWILQMKIVGMALVKAGSTSEGQVIRIGNRVSFLRCTDYGYTSHVKAKYQDAVNIAFTNKIFPMHVDLVFLGRPPGANIIHCIEQAKGEGGENWFVDGFNMAEELRREDPEAFDILTNTELEFFDIGNDFYGKFHQRSRHPTISLDSRGRPDHINVSDHGRDPMLRIPARKIQPFYKALKAFSNKLYDPKNIFSYKLKEGDIMTFDNRRVIHGRRAFETTTSSSRHLETGYLEWDELDSRLRVLHKQLGYHNL, from the exons ATGGCTACTGCACGGCAGTACATGATACTACAGCATATGAAAAACAGCATATATGCTAGTCGTATTGGCTCTGGATCTAAGCAGAAGGTACCCGCGAGCTGGTTGTCCGTGCTAGCGGGACGGCCACAGCCGGGCAAAGTTGCCGGTTGTAATGGACTCGCCCCACTTACCACTGACTATGCGGCGACCTGGACCAGGCGTTCGTATACGAGGAAGGCGGAGGTAAGACCCCACCAATCCTTTGTCGTATCTCACGAAACTGTCAAAGCGAAGGCTACAGACAAGAAACGAAAGTTGTACACAGAGGTCCGGGACGATACCGATATGGAGCAACTGACAGTCCAGTGGGAGAATGGACAAGTGCAGGAGTATCCATACATCTGGTTGAGAGATAACTGTAGGTGCGAAGAATGCTTCCACCAGTCTGCTTTCTCCAGGAGCGTCAGCTTTCCTCAACTCGACGTCGACATACGACCGTCTCAGTTCCGCCTCTCATACGATCGGCAGAAGATTGAACTTCAGTGGGAGGACGGCCATAATAGCAG TTACGATGCTACGTGGTTGTACAAATATCGCTTCGATCAATCCTCACCGGATTTGACCCTTGACCCGAAACTGCACTACTGGGCTGCCGAGCTGCAAGATACGATTAAGGAGTACGATTTGGACGAACTGACGAAAAGTGACGAATGTCTGTACGACTGGATTCTACAAATGAAGATTGTTGGCATGGCACTGGTGAAAGCAGGCTCGACCAGCGAAGGACAGGTTATCCGAATTGGAAACCGTGTGTCGTTCCTTCGATGTACCGATTATGG ATATACATCTCACGTAAAGGCTAAGTACCAGGATGCGGTGAACATCGCCTTCACCAATAAGATCTTTCCCATGCATGTTGATCTTGTGTTCCTTGGAAGGCCACCTGGT GCCAACATCATTCACTGCATAGAACAGGCCAAGGGAGAAGGAGGTGAAAATTGGTTCGTGGATGGTTTCAACATGGCTGAAGAATTGAGACGGGAAGATCCAGAGGCCTTCGACATCTTGACAAATACTGAACTGGAGTTCTTTGACATTGGGAATGACTTTTACGGAAAGTTCCATCAGCGATCCAGACATCCCACAATAAG CCTGGACAGCCGGGGACGACCAGACCACATTAACGTCAGTGATCACGGACGAGATCCAATGCTCAGGATTCCAGCTCGTAAAATACAACCATTCTACAAAGCTCTGAAAGCATTCTCGAATAAACTCTACGATCCTAAGAATATCTTCTCTTACAAACTGAAGGAAG GTGACATCATGACCTTTGATAACCGTCGGGTCATTCACGGCAGACGAGCTTTCGAGACGACCACGTCCAGTAGCCGCCATCTTGAGACCGGATACTTAGAGTGGGACGAGTTGGACTCGCGTCTTCGTGTTTTGCATAAGCAGCTCGGGTACCACAATCTCTAA
- the LOC139977921 gene encoding uncharacterized protein — protein MESSSRTIPHRKFASVGEYGQLPVIPTQSGATDREAGAVRKMSTSRCISDTSPVSPPEPAFDNFGFPALVPLRKTSQSNDSKPDRYRRLSPARPQLYINQAGASYSNYPALGNTAISDTRERKLSSSTSVVTRRRKISSSSTHSDLTQYTSKNQSRRNNVSDSEPSTKSQTGYAHLAQGLQRIIVSKRVARNFRQRVHEKIVDHKGRGILAFAQRPRGRESVLKTVTIEPTYQLEPVDKFSLYHHRILSIMNEQLCLFLDGERYNGRKCARQAQFLSARIKDEVKALGLDRYKIITVVTIGENIGQSLQVSSRAVWDTLTDSFVSTNFQNSTLFCIAKVFAVYCE, from the coding sequence ATGGAGTCCTCGAGCAGAACTATACCTCATCGGAAATTTGCATCGGTTGGAGAGTACGGTCAGTTACCCGTGATTCCCACCCAATCAGGAGCGACGGACAGGGAAGCGGGCGCAGTTCGTAAGATGTCGACCAGCCGTTGCATTTCAGACACGTCACCGGTCTCTCCCCCCGAGCCTGCTTTCGACAACTTCGGCTTCCCGGCGTTGGTGCCGCTACGTAAGACTTCTCAATCGAACGACTCCAAGCCCGACCGCTACCGCAGGTTATCGCCAGCCAGGCCTCAATTGTACATCAATCAGGCCGGAGCGAGCTATTCTAATTACCCGGCATTAGGGAACACCGCGATATCCGATACAAGAGAAAGGAAACTATCTTCATCTACATCAGTTGTTACCAGGAGGCGGAAAATATCCTCCTCAAGTACACACAGTGATTTGACTCAGTACACCTCGAAAAACCAATCGCGTCGAAACAATGTCAGCGATAGCGAACCCTCGACCAAGTCACAAACAGGCTACGCTCATCTCGCGCAAGGTTTACAGAGGATTATCGTCAGCAAGCGTGTCGCACGCAATTTCCGTCAACGCGTTCACGAAAAGATCGTCGACCATAAAGGGCGTGGTATTTTAGCGTTCGCGCAGCGACCACGCGGACGTGAATCTGTTCTGAAAACTGTCACAATCGAACCAACCTACCAATTGGAACCTGTCGATAAATTTTCTCTTTACCATCACCGGATCCTGTCAATAATGAACGAACAACTATGTCTCTTTTTGGATGGAGAGAGATACAACGGTAGAAAATGCGCCAGGCAAGCTCAGTTCTTGTCTGCGCGCATAAAAGACGAAGTGAAGGCGCTTGGACTAGATAGGTATAAAATAATTACCGTGGTTACTATCGGTGAGAATATCGGCCAAAGTTTACAAGTGTCCAGTCGAGCAGTCTGGGACACTCTTACTGACTCTTTTGTGTCGACTAACTTTCAGAACTCTACCTTATTCTGCATAGCTAAAGTGTTTGCTGTTTACTGCGAATGA
- the LOC139977950 gene encoding sterol carrier protein 2-like isoform X2 — protein sequence MENIIRPVEAKSEPFKSEPAFKLIEEALQKDGANYVKKVKGIYSFNVTKGPGGASETWVVDVKNGNGSVERGSKVKADCTFTMTDNDLFDLMTGKLKAQQAFFSGKMKMKGNMGLAMKLQQIMPATPPAKL from the exons ATGGAGAACAT AATCCGACCAGTAGAGGCAAAATCCGAGCCATTTAAAAGTGAGCCTGCTTTTAAACTGATTGAAGAAGCTTTACAGAAG GACGGTGCTAACTACGTCAAGAAAGTTAAAGGGATATATTCATTCAACGTAACCAAAGGTCCTGGTGGAGCGTCCGAGACTTGGGTAGTTGACGTTAAGAATGGCAACGGTTCGGTAGAAAGGGGAAGCAAAG ttaAAGCGGATTGTACATTTACGATGACAGACAACGATCTTTTCGACCTCATGACAGGAAAGCTGAAAGCTCAACAG GCCTTTTTCTCTGGTAAGATGAAGATGAAAGGGAACATGGGACTTGCGATGAAACTACAACAAATAATGCCGGCCACTCCTCCCGCCAAACTATAG
- the LOC139977950 gene encoding sterol carrier protein 2-like isoform X1, with protein sequence MENIRIRPVEAKSEPFKSEPAFKLIEEALQKDGANYVKKVKGIYSFNVTKGPGGASETWVVDVKNGNGSVERGSKVKADCTFTMTDNDLFDLMTGKLKAQQAFFSGKMKMKGNMGLAMKLQQIMPATPPAKL encoded by the exons ATGGAGAACAT TAGAATCCGACCAGTAGAGGCAAAATCCGAGCCATTTAAAAGTGAGCCTGCTTTTAAACTGATTGAAGAAGCTTTACAGAAG GACGGTGCTAACTACGTCAAGAAAGTTAAAGGGATATATTCATTCAACGTAACCAAAGGTCCTGGTGGAGCGTCCGAGACTTGGGTAGTTGACGTTAAGAATGGCAACGGTTCGGTAGAAAGGGGAAGCAAAG ttaAAGCGGATTGTACATTTACGATGACAGACAACGATCTTTTCGACCTCATGACAGGAAAGCTGAAAGCTCAACAG GCCTTTTTCTCTGGTAAGATGAAGATGAAAGGGAACATGGGACTTGCGATGAAACTACAACAAATAATGCCGGCCACTCCTCCCGCCAAACTATAG